The Montipora capricornis isolate CH-2021 chromosome 3, ASM3666992v2, whole genome shotgun sequence genome includes the window TAGGACTTCCACTCCACCCGGATAAGTGCATTGGCCCGTCCACGCGTTTAGTTGTTTTGGGCATTGAGTTAGACTCAGTGGCTCAGGTGGCCTGCCTCCCCTCGGACAAGCTCCTTGCTTTACAGGTGCTGCTGCAGTCGTGGCGGAATCGTCGCTGGTGTACTCGGCGCGAACTGGAGTCCCTCATTGGCCACTTACATCATGCCGCCAAGGTCGTGTGGCCCGGTCGTACCTTCCTGCGTCGTATGATCAATCTGCTCCAGTGTTTTCGTAAACGGGACCATCCAATCCGCCTGAATTCTGAATTTCACCTGGATCTTCAGTGGTGGCTTCAGTTTTTGTCCTCTTGGCATGGCGTCTATTTTTGGTTGTTTCCCGGCATGTCGGCCACCCCTGACCTCGAAGTTACATCGGACGCATCCGGTTCCCTTGGCTTTGGTGCTTACTTCAATGGGGAGTGGTTCAGCGGCGCATGGGTTTCTTCTCAAGCCTCTCACTCTATCGCCTATAAAGAGTTGTTCCCGATTATCATTGCCGCTCATGTTTGGGGGCCCCACTTCGCCAGGCGCCATGTTCTGTTTCGCACCGACAATGAGGCTGTGGTTTATATCCTCAACTCTAGAACATCCAGGATTCCCGTGTTAATGCGCTTGCTTCGCCATCTTCTCGCCTCAGCGGCTCGTTTCAATTTCTCCTTTGCCTCTCAGCATGTTCCGGGGGTTCATAATTGCATTGCTGACGCTTTGTCCCGCTTTCATTGGCAGGAGTTCCGGAGGTTAGCACCCCAGGCTCAGTCGCTTCCAGTGTCCATTCCACCTCATCTCCTGGAAGAATTGATTGGCTCTCATTAGAGCGGCAGTGCCAGTTCCTGTTAGCCCATGGTTTGGCTGACTCCACCCGGAGATCTTACGCATCTGGCCAGAGGAAATTTGTCAACTTCTGTGCGCATTTGGGCAAGTTGCATCCCAGTGGCTCCCCGTGCCCCACCGATGAATGGACATTGTGCCTCTTTGCCACTTTTCTGGCGGGATCGGTTCAGCACTCTTCGATCAAAGTTTACCTTTCAGCAGTTCGTGCCCTGCATATCGAAGAAGGCTTCCCAGACCCTCTGGTGAACTGTCTACGTTTGCAGCGGGTTCTTCGTGGGATCAAACGGACCCAAGGTTCCCCTGAGGCTCAGCGCCTTCCTATTACGGATCACATTTTGATGATCATCTTTAGGTCTTTGGATTTATCAATTTTCGACCACTGCATGTTTTGGGCCGCCTGCAACCTAGCATATTTCGGCTTCCTCCGATCTGCTGAATTTACTGTTCCTAATTTGGCTAGTTTCACCCCGGCACTCCACTTAAGTGTCGGTGACATTTCGGTAGACTCTGACGCCAATCCTTCCTGCCTGCGCGTGCGGATTAAAGCCTCCAAGACTGACCCTTTTCGGAAAGGCTGCTTTGTCCACATTGGCCGGGGACGCTTTCCTCTGTGTGCCCTTCAAGCTGTTTTGGCCTATTTGGCTGTGAGAGGGAACTCGGGTGGCcctctctttcttttccaggaTGGTCGGCCCCTAACTCGCGCTGTCCTCACTGCTCGTCTCAGAGAAATCCTTGCTGGAGCGGGTGTGTTGGGCAATTTCTCCAGTCACAGTTTTCGCATTGGTGCGGCCACGGTGGCAGCTCGCAACGGCATCCCCGATCACCTTATTCAGGCCTTGGGTCGTTGGTGTAGTTCAGCTTACCAGTCGTACATTCGCACTCCATCCGAGTCATTGGCTTCCCTCTCTTCTCATCTCGCGTCTGGCTCAGTTGGCTCGTGACCCAGGTATACGTGGGAATTCATGCGGATCACAGGAAATCATGCGGATTGCAGGAAATCAAGCGGACCAGTCCTCTTCCGTTTTTTAGGGTCGCTTGTGGCTCGCTTGCGCCTGCCTGCGGTGTCTGGCCAGGACTCCTTTAATCAATCGGGAAGTCCTTGGCAATTTCCTGGTTCAGTTCCTACCTCAGGCAGAACCTTCTTCATGCCTCGCGGCCGGAGGAGCTGTGGCGGACCTTGCTTTAGTGCCTCCTTTTCACCTTGCCTCGGTTAGCAGACCTCTCAGTCTTATTTCATGATCAGCTTCATGGTACTCGGGTAAGTGTCGTCCAGTGTCGTGTCTTGAGCTGGGGGTGGGTGCTTGTGTGAGTTTGGGTGGTGGCGCAGGTTCCACGTCATCCCTGTTCGCGGCCCCTTCGCCTTCCAAGCACCCTTGGGGTGGTCTTTGGGTGGTGGCCGCTCGCAGAGTTGCCGTGGAGGCCTGTGTGCTCTGCTCATGGCCTGTGGCTCAAGCCTCGTTGCAC containing:
- the LOC138041253 gene encoding uncharacterized protein — its product is MTARQTNNSLAAALSSLSAPSAPVSSTNTSGTSSIVSSQSSESVVVSSPLVSVPASANPLPTASTAVLSPDLVSLINQAVQSAVQASQRQPGPAIADPVSCPGASSSSASLGGLASTFFAAGTGFPPSLSSSSTSGVPEVSTPGSVASSVHSTSSPGRIDWLSLERQCQFLLAHGLADSTRRSYASGQRKFVNFCAHLGKLHPSGSPCPTDEWTLCLFATFLAGSVQHSSIKVYLSAVRALHIEEGFPDPLVNCLRLQRVLRGIKRTQGSPEAQRLPITDHILMIIFRSLDLSIFDHCMFWAACNLAYFGFLRSAEFTVPNLASFTPALHLSVGDISVDSDANPSCLRVRIKASKTDPFRKGCFVHIGRGRFPLCALQAVLAYLAVRGNSGGPLFLFQDGRPLTRAVLTARLREILAGAGVLGNFSSHSFRIGAATVAARNGIPDHLIQALGRWCSSAYQSYIRTPSESLASLSSHLASGSVGS